DNA from Desulfitobacterium chlororespirans DSM 11544:
TGCTCAGCGCATTAGCACATTGGAGGGAATAATTTGGCACCAAGGAGAAGCTGAGTCTCATTCGGGAAAGTATCGTGACTATTACGATAAGTTCTTCGTAATTATTGAAAGACTGCGCCAAGTACTTGATGTGCCGGAAATTCCTCTGATCATTGGCGGTCTTGGTGACTATCTTGGCGACGGCATAATGGGAGGGCACTTTAATGAGTACAGCCAAGTCAACGAAGAACTTAAAAGGTTTGCCCACAGTCATAACAACTGTTATTATGTCACAGCTGAGGGATTGACTTGTAATCCAGACGGTATTCATTTAAACGCTGTATCTCAAAGGATTTTTGGTCTGCGCTATTATGAAGCTTATGACCAAAAATGTCATATTCTTGGGCCTGTTAGAAATGAAAACAGAGCAAATGAGATAGATAATTAGTAGTGCTAACATAAATGTTGACCACAAAAATAGGGTTTGCTAACCAAAAAGTTGACCACCTCCAGAGCCTAATTCTGTATGATTGGAGTTGCTGAGACAACAATCGTACAGGGGGAAGGACATGCTAGAGATGGTCGATAAAGAGTATATCAGAAAGAAGCATTTCGTTGAAGGGTGGTCCATCCGAAAGATTAGCCGTAACTTGAAAGTGGCCCGGCAGACCATACGTAAAGCCCTCAATGATTCCCATATTCCTCACTATCAACTGACTAAAGAAAAGCCCTCGCCCGTTTTAGATCCCTATAAAGAAATTATCCGCGAGTGGTTAAAGCAGGATGAATCAGCA
Protein-coding regions in this window:
- a CDS encoding sialate O-acetylesterase — translated: MIHSFLMIGQSNMAGRGFLNDVPPIYNERIKMLRNGLFQFMEEPINYDRSIAGVGLAASFAAAWCKKNKQDEIGLIPCAEGGSSLDDWSVDDALFANAIAQTKLAQRISTLEGIIWHQGEAESHSGKYRDYYDKFFVIIERLRQVLDVPEIPLIIGGLGDYLGDGIMGGHFNEYSQVNEELKRFAHSHNNCYYVTAEGLTCNPDGIHLNAVSQRIFGLRYYEAYDQKCHILGPVRNENRANEIDN